The proteins below come from a single Eucalyptus grandis isolate ANBG69807.140 chromosome 3, ASM1654582v1, whole genome shotgun sequence genomic window:
- the LOC104436598 gene encoding probable polyol transporter 6: protein MQELDKSLHDPLIQSRRGDLKDEGKQETLLGKRPVKVRFQENEPGSDAAAAHGSGRFNRYALAGAILASTNSILLGYDIGVMSGAALFIREDLKITSTQVEILVGSLNVVSLFGSLASGRTSDWIGRRWTIVLAACTFLVGALLMGLAPSFPFLMAGRVVAGVGVGFSLMIAPVYVAELSPAMTRGFLSSLPEVFINIGILLGYISNYALSGLPPDVNWRLMLGLAALPAVAIGLGVMAMPESPRWLVLEGRLEEARQVLVRTSETVEEAELRLGEMVEAASLNPGPAHWNGQGVWRELLWCPSRPVRRILVAAIGLNFFMQASGNDAVVYYSPEVFRDAGISNQRLLMGVTVIMGFAKTFFVFVSALFLDRFGRRPLLLLGSAGMAMSLAGLGMGSMFLERSGSKPAWAIVLCVVALCADVSFFSIGLGPITWVYSTEVFPTRLRAQGTSLAIAVNRLVSGAVAMSFLSISREMTFGGMFLMLAGVMVLATVFFYFFLPETKGKSLEEIGALFEDKD, encoded by the exons ATGCAAGAACTAGACAAGAGCCTCCACGACCCTTTAATCCAGTCGCGTCGGGGTGATCTGAAAGATGAGGGAAAACAGGAGACCTTGCTCGGGAAACGACCCGTCAAGGTTAGATTCCAAGAAAACGAGCCGGGGAGCGATGCTGCTGCTGCCCATGGAAGTGGCCGGTTCAACAGATACGCCCTCGCCGGGGCCATCCTGGCCTCCACCAACTCCATCCTGTTGGGATACG ATATCGGGGTGATGAGCGGCGCGGCGTTGTTCATCCGAGAGGACCTCAAGATCACGTCAACACAAGTTGAGATCTTGGTGGGCTCTCTCAACGTGGTGTCGCTGTTCGGGTCCCTGGCCTCCGGCCGGACCTCCGATTGGATTGGCCGCCGGTGGACCATCGTCCTCGCGGCCTGCACCTTCCTGGTCGGCGCGCTCCTGATGGGCCTCGCCCCTTCGTTCCCGTTCCTCATGGCCGGGAGGGTAGTCgccggggtcggggtcgggttCTCCCTCATGATTGCGCCGGTCTACGTGGCCGAGCTCTCGCCGGCGATGACCCGAGGCTTCCTGTCGTCGCTCCCCGAGGTCTTCATCAACATCGGCATCCTCCTCGGATACATATCGAACTACGCCTTGTCAGGCCTCCCGCCTGATGTAAATTGGAGGCTCATGCTGGGCCTGGCCGCGCTGCCGGCCGTCGCGATCGGGTTGGGGGTGATGGCGATGCCGGAGTCGCCGAGGTGGCTCGTCCTGGAAGGGAGGCTGGAAGAGGCGAGGCAAGTCCTGGTCAGGACATCGGAAACCGTGGAAGAGGCGGAATTGAGGCTCGGCGAGATGGTCGAAGCCGCTTCCCTAAATCCTGGCCCAGCTCATTGGAACGGGCAGGGCGTATGGAGGGAGCTCCTGTGGTGCCCGTCCCGGCCCGTCAGGAGGATACTCGTCGCCGCAATCGGGCTCAACTTCTTCATGCAGGCATCCGGGAACGACGCGGTCGTGTACTACAGCCCGGAGGTGTTCCGAGATGCCGGAATCAGCAACCAGCGGCTGCTCATGGGGGTCACGGTGATCATGGGCTTTGCGAAGACGTTCTTCGTGTTCGTATCGGCCCTTTTCTTGGACCGGTTTGGGCGGAGGCCCCTCCTGCTGCTGGGCTCCGCCGGGATGGCGATGTCCCTGGCCGGGCTCGGCATGGGCTCCATGTTCCTCGAGAGGTCGGGGAGCAAGCCCGCGTGGGCCATCGTGCTGTGTGTGGTGGCCCTCTGCGCCGACGTCTCGTTCTTTTCGATTGGGCTCGGGCCCATCACGTGGGTCTACTCGACCGAGGTGTTCCCGACGAGGCTGCGGGCCCAGGGCACGAGCCTGGCCATCGCGGTGAACCGGCTGGTGAGCGGGGCGGTGGCGATGTCGTTCCTGAGCATCTCCAGGGAGATGACCTTCGGGGGGATGTTTCTCATGCTCGCTGGGGTGATGGTTTTGGCGACTGTgttcttctacttctttttgCCTGAGACGAAAGGTAAGAGTTTGGAAGAGATCGGGGCTTTATTTGAGGATAAAGATTGA